In Arachis stenosperma cultivar V10309 chromosome 1, arast.V10309.gnm1.PFL2, whole genome shotgun sequence, one DNA window encodes the following:
- the LOC130965171 gene encoding uncharacterized protein LOC130965171 — protein MAGANAIHTKHQKLAPEKNQDDPNNKLYYHFLYKAALVAIFFVILPMFPSQAPDFINQSLVTRNWELLHILFVGIAISYGLFSRKNDEKAEKENNGTKFDNAQTLVSRFLQVSSFFEDEAEITPSSSSNESAITTTTTTSSNKVQTWNNQHYRKEPVVVVANQQQPAQHRSNFENKGGGRGNGSFASGEGSRIIGEKPLLLPVRSLKSRLCDDPHVDDANEIAKPVNGTTTSSVCLNRSNSNSNKTIASKRFSPSNSMKTTNGEFEGPGSPRIVENTKDSNVVLPSPIPWRSRSGKEIETPTAQYPSSMEESEFNKVESRSVMRSQTYSRSSRTSPVSSAESVAKNSEKVIRKVVFCKSCPPPPPPPPPMFQKSVSMKPLRYGSSFSGSGSSFDKELKRSFTSEGRRTFIADNNNNNNKNKIKNMGSFSKSKEVKEQFDDQEPRRKSNKTGMGYENKMSFRTDKFMPEAKAPTTELAEEEEEKEESFLDKGMMENDHYDDEDDNDDESSEYEDEDVAREARMMQKEKVENLPPHVEEASKTEEEEEEESAAPSSDVDKKADEFIAKFREQIRLQRIESIKRSTRTTRKSSR, from the exons ATGGCAGGTGCAAATGCAATCCACACCAAACACCAAAAACTAGCACCAGAAAAAAACCAAGATGACCCCAATAACAAGTTATATTACCATTTTCTCTACAAAGCAGCCTTAGTTGCAATCTTCTTCGTTATCCTTCCTATGTTTCCTTCACAAGCTCCTGACTTTATCAACCAATCTCTG GTAACAAGAAACTGGGAACTCCTTCACATACTGTTTGTTGGTATTGCAATCTCTTATGGCCTCTTCAGCCGTAAAAATGATGAGAAGGCGGAGAAAGAGAACAATGGAACCAAGTTCGATAACGCGCAGACGCTTGTTTCGAGGTTCCTTCAGGTGTCTTCGTTCTTCGAGGACGAAGCTGAAAtaaccccttcttcttcttctaatgaaagcgccatcaccaccaccaccactaccaGCAGCAACAAAGTGCAAACTTGGAACAATCAACACTACAGGAAGGAGCCTGTGGTGGTTGTGGCAAATCAGCAACAACCAGCACAACATCGCTCTAATTTCGAAAACAAGGGTGGTGGTCGTGGCAATGGCAGCTTCGCAAGTGGTGAAGGCTCGAGAATTATTG GTGAGAAGCCTCTGCTTTTGCCCGTTCGAAGCTTGAAGTCTCGTTTATGTGATGATCCACATGTTGATGATGCTAATgaaattgctaaacctgttaATGGAACAACAACAAGCTCTGTGTGTCTTAATAGATCAAATTCTAATAGCAACAAGACAATAGCGTCCAAAAGATTCTCACCAAGTAATTCAATGAAGACGACAAATGGTGAATTTGAAGGTCCCGGTAGTCCAAGAATTGTGGAAAACACTAAGGACAGTAATGTTGTGCTTCCATCTCCAATTCCATGGAGATCAAGGTCAGGGAAAGAAATTGAGACCCCAACAGCTCAGTATCCTTCTTCAATGGAGGAATCTGAGTTCAACAAGGTGGAATCAAGATCAGTGATGAGGTCCCAAACTTATTCACGTTCATCAAGAACAAGTCCCGTTTCATCTGCAGAGTCAGTTGCAAAGAACTCTGAGAAGGTGATAAGGAAGGTGGTGTTCTGCAAGTCTTGTCCTCCTCCGCCACCTCCACCGCCGCCCATGTTCCAGAAATCAGTCTCTATGAAACCATTAAGGTACGGTTCTTCATTCAGTGGAAGTGGTAGTTCCTTTGATAAGGAATTGAAGAGGAGCTTCACAAGTGAAGGGAGAAGAACTTTTATTgctgataataataataataataataagaataaaatcaAGAACATGGGTTCTTTCTCAAAGAGCAAAGAGGTCAAAGAACAATTTGACGATCAAGAACCAAGAAGAAAGAGTAACAAAACAGGTATGGgatatgaaaataaaatgtCTTTTAGAACTGACAAATTCATGCCAGAGGCAAAAGCTCCAACAACGGAATTagcagaggaagaagaggagaaggaaGAAAGCTTCCTAGACAAGGGGATGATGGAAAATGATCATTATGATGACGAGGATGACAACGATGATGAGTCCTCAGAATatgaagatgaagatgttgCTAGAGAAGCAAGGATGATGCAGAAAGAGAAAGTGGAAAATCTACCACCACATGTTGAAGAAGCCTCAAAGActgaagaagaggaggaagaagaaagtgCAGCACCTTCTTCTGACGTAGATAAGAAAGCTGATGAGTTCATAGCCAAGTTTAGGGAGCAAATAAGGCTTCAGAGAATCGAGTCCATCAAGAGGAGTACAAGGACTACTAGGAAATCTTCAAggtaa
- the LOC130978900 gene encoding beige protein homolog 1-like has protein sequence MLALTTQSSPNSITDHTTPVQEQWFCIILLGLNHSLPLQSNFKVENLIMQIGCSQMFLVLELFYLPEVLTNENSIDFGTIQLGEKLDTVRLPPWAENPVDFVHKHRMVLESEYASAHLHEWIDLIFGGQELLVKQLLTLDTVEVEGEAKLRIKLQV, from the exons ATGCTAGCTTTAACGACCCAGTCATCCCCAAATTCCATTACGGATCACACTACTCCAGTGCAGGAACAGTGG TTCTGTATTATCTTGTTAGGGTTGAATCATTCACTACCCTTGCAATCAAACTTCAAGGTGGAAAATTTAATCATGCAGATCGGATGTTCTCAGATGTTTCT GGTTCTCGAGCTATTTTACCTCCCTGAGGTCCTCACAAACGAAAATTCAATTGATTTTGGCACAATACAATTGGGAGAAAAGCTTG ATACTGTAAGACTTCCTCCTTGGGCTGAAAATCCAGTTGATTTTGTGCATAAGCATAGGATGGTTCTGGAGAGTGAGTATGCATCTGCTCATTTACATGAGTGGATTGACCTCATATTTGG AGGACAAGAGTTGCTTGTGAAGCAATTGTTGACACTGGACACTGTTGAGGTTGAAGGTGAAGCGAAATTGAGGATTAAGTTACAAGTATAA
- the LOC130978917 gene encoding putative 3,4-dihydroxy-2-butanone kinase gives MVPMFTLHKPQRRPLQLSEQGQVLEIAIETAANVILDLKDSLNDWDSKVGDGDCGSTMYRGAKAILDYPLNDAAETVNEIGSTIRRAMGGSRNKYTIFCKAAYTQLKPSSSSVVTPKQWDEALAASIAAVSKYGGATAS, from the exons atggTTCCTATGTTTACTTTACATAAGCCACAGAGACGACCTCTACAGCTAAGTGAGCAAGGCCAAGTCCTTGAGATTGCCATTGAAACCGCTGCAAATGTTATTCTAGATCTTAAGGATAGCCTAAATGATTGGGACAGTAAAGTTGGTGATGGTGACTGTGGATCAACT ATGTATAGAGGCGCAAAAGCCATTCTGGA CTATCCTCTGAATGATGCTGCAGAAACTGTCAATGAAATTGGATCAACAATTCGAAGAGCCATGGGAGGAAGCAGGAACAA ATATACAATTTTCTGCAAGGCAGCATATACACAGCTGAAACCAAGCTCTAGTTCTGTTGTCACGCCAAAACAAT GGGATGAGGCACTTGCGGCTTCTATTGCTGCTGTTAGCAAATATGGGGGTGCTACTGCTAGTTAG